Proteins from a single region of Chryseomicrobium sp. FSL W7-1435:
- a CDS encoding Na(+)/H(+) antiporter subunit C codes for MESIIIVLVGILTSVAIYLLLSKNLIRIILGTAILSHAVHLLILTMGGLKSGTVPLLGENAERYSDALPQALILTAIVISFAVTAFSLVLAYRVYQEYGTDRMDELRGSNDEQ; via the coding sequence ATGGAAAGCATAATCATTGTACTTGTCGGCATTTTGACCTCCGTAGCCATCTATTTGTTACTCAGCAAAAACTTGATACGCATCATTTTAGGTACAGCGATCTTGTCGCATGCTGTCCACCTGTTAATTTTAACAATGGGCGGCCTTAAATCTGGTACTGTGCCGCTTCTCGGTGAAAACGCCGAGCGTTATAGTGATGCACTGCCACAAGCCCTTATCTTAACGGCCATCGTCATTAGCTTTGCCGTCACGGCATTCAGTCTCGTTCTTGCTTACCGCGTTTACCAAGAATACGGTACAGATCGAATGGATGAACTGAGGGGGTCTAACGATGAGCAATAG
- a CDS encoding SRPBCC domain-containing protein yields the protein MTRVIYHQLSITADVARVWELWTVPAEVEKWFAPIAHIDPIVGGRYELFFVPGNLPNKNTAGCHIVHMTPGQELTFTWKGPKQFSNLMNAPVPQTTVNVRFKQNHDGTTCVKLFHKGFGDDTTWDYAYDWHELVWAGVLNQLQAAVERSEWLLGFSNMPQQKNTVSCVG from the coding sequence ATGACACGTGTCATCTACCACCAATTGTCAATAACAGCAGACGTTGCACGTGTTTGGGAATTATGGACAGTGCCAGCAGAAGTGGAGAAATGGTTTGCGCCAATTGCGCATATTGATCCTATCGTTGGTGGACGCTATGAACTGTTTTTTGTGCCAGGGAATTTGCCAAACAAAAATACGGCAGGCTGCCACATTGTTCACATGACTCCTGGACAAGAATTAACCTTTACATGGAAAGGGCCTAAGCAATTTTCTAACTTGATGAATGCTCCAGTACCCCAGACCACTGTTAACGTGCGCTTTAAACAGAATCATGATGGCACGACATGTGTGAAGTTGTTCCATAAAGGATTTGGAGACGATACGACTTGGGATTATGCCTACGATTGGCATGAACTAGTTTGGGCAGGAGTATTAAACCAACTACAAGCGGCTGTCGAGCGAAGCGAATGGTTACTTGGATTTTCAAATATGCCACAACAAAAAAATACCGTTTCCTGTGTAGGCTAG
- a CDS encoding GNAT family N-acetyltransferase, protein MLRKATPKDAQHLAPLLYDAIHEIAYSLTGASSKQEALLLLAHWIEKPANRLSYENIWVEQQGLLPVGLLVSYTGNKAMQLDLPLQQALRKLNKSDALDVETEGNVLYIDTLSVHPDYGGQGIGTTLLQKAFEEAKRREVEAVTLNVDLTNVRARKLYERLGFEELSVRTISGAAFAYMGKNML, encoded by the coding sequence ATGCTACGTAAAGCAACCCCTAAAGATGCCCAACATCTAGCCCCTCTTTTATACGATGCAATTCATGAGATCGCCTATTCTTTAACAGGTGCCTCCTCAAAACAAGAGGCTCTTCTTCTACTTGCACATTGGATTGAGAAACCCGCGAACCGCTTAAGCTATGAAAATATTTGGGTGGAGCAACAAGGACTATTGCCTGTTGGACTGCTTGTTTCGTATACGGGAAACAAGGCCATGCAGCTTGACCTTCCTTTGCAGCAGGCTCTACGCAAGCTGAACAAGTCAGACGCCCTAGATGTTGAGACAGAAGGCAATGTGCTTTATATTGATACCTTATCTGTCCATCCTGACTATGGTGGACAGGGAATCGGCACGACACTATTACAAAAAGCTTTTGAAGAAGCCAAGCGAAGAGAGGTTGAGGCTGTGACGCTCAATGTCGATTTGACAAATGTTCGCGCCCGCAAGCTGTATGAGCGTCTCGGATTTGAAGAACTCTCAGTTCGTACAATTTCTGGGGCTGCGTTTGCTTACATGGGGAAAAATATGCTTTAA
- a CDS encoding acyl-CoA dehydrogenase family protein: protein MNFQFSEEQKMLRKTVRDFVDKEIIPHIRNWDRQGKFDPAIIQRLSDLGLMGVCIPEKYGGSGMDYNSLAIICEELERGDTAFRTAVSVHTGLNSMTLLQWGSEEQKQKYLIPQAKGEKIGAFGLTEPAAGSDVAALETTAKLDGDHYILNGQKAWISLCDIADHFLIFAYTGNKQDKHKAISAFIVERSWEGFSSHAVKGKLGIRAGNTGELFFEDVKVPKENLLGKEGEGFKIAMAALDNGRFTVAAGAVGLIQACLEASVDYCHTRATFGKSIGRHQLVQQMLANMEAGYQMSRLLVYRAGQLKNEGKRNTRETSLAKWQACDFANKAADDAVQIFGANGYSDEYPVERFLRNSKAPVIYEGTREIHTLMQADYVLGYREDKTLSQMLPAWDGQE from the coding sequence ATGAACTTTCAATTTTCAGAGGAACAAAAAATGCTTCGCAAAACCGTTCGTGATTTTGTCGACAAAGAGATCATTCCTCATATTCGTAATTGGGATCGTCAAGGCAAATTTGACCCTGCTATCATTCAACGACTGTCAGACCTCGGCTTGATGGGCGTCTGCATCCCTGAAAAATATGGTGGTAGTGGAATGGACTACAATTCCCTGGCTATTATCTGTGAAGAGCTGGAACGTGGGGATACGGCATTCCGCACCGCCGTGTCAGTGCACACAGGATTAAACAGCATGACCCTATTGCAATGGGGTTCGGAAGAACAAAAGCAAAAGTACCTCATTCCGCAAGCGAAGGGCGAAAAGATCGGGGCATTTGGATTGACGGAACCAGCTGCTGGATCGGATGTTGCGGCACTTGAGACTACTGCCAAGCTAGATGGAGACCATTACATTTTAAACGGCCAAAAAGCATGGATCTCCCTTTGTGACATTGCCGATCATTTTTTGATTTTTGCTTACACGGGCAACAAACAAGACAAACATAAAGCCATTTCTGCTTTTATCGTCGAGCGCTCGTGGGAAGGATTTTCTTCTCACGCGGTGAAAGGCAAACTTGGAATTCGTGCAGGCAACACTGGCGAATTATTCTTTGAAGACGTAAAAGTGCCAAAAGAAAACTTGCTGGGTAAAGAAGGCGAAGGCTTTAAAATTGCGATGGCTGCGCTTGATAACGGCCGCTTTACGGTTGCAGCAGGAGCTGTCGGCTTAATTCAAGCTTGTCTAGAAGCCAGTGTCGACTATTGCCATACACGTGCGACCTTCGGAAAATCCATTGGACGTCATCAACTCGTCCAGCAGATGCTCGCCAATATGGAAGCTGGCTATCAAATGAGTCGTTTACTTGTATACCGTGCGGGTCAATTAAAAAACGAAGGCAAACGTAATACTCGAGAAACTTCTTTAGCAAAATGGCAAGCCTGTGATTTTGCCAATAAAGCTGCAGATGATGCGGTACAAATTTTCGGAGCCAATGGGTACTCAGACGAATATCCAGTCGAACGTTTCTTACGGAACTCGAAAGCCCCTGTTATCTATGAAGGTACACGCGAAATTCATACCTTGATGCAAGCAGACTATGTGCTTGGCTACCGCGAAGATAAGACTCTTTCGCAAATGCTCCCTGCTTGGGATGGTCAGGAGTAA
- a CDS encoding Na(+)/H(+) antiporter subunit B, with protein MKINDVILKTVVKGVVLIILTFSIYLFLSGHHTPGGGFIGGLVMASAFVLLFLTYDVETVSEGIPISFKKMSAIGVLISVGSATFPIFLGQPFLSQSFGYFDLPIFGKTELATVTIFEAGIALTVVGVVVNIILSISEGSNKWKA; from the coding sequence GTGAAAATCAATGATGTTATTTTAAAGACGGTCGTCAAAGGCGTCGTGTTAATCATCTTGACCTTCAGTATTTATCTGTTCCTCTCAGGTCACCATACACCAGGTGGAGGCTTTATCGGCGGACTCGTTATGGCGTCAGCCTTTGTTCTTCTCTTCTTAACGTATGATGTGGAGACAGTCAGTGAAGGGATTCCGATTTCCTTTAAAAAAATGTCGGCCATCGGTGTGTTGATTTCTGTTGGAAGTGCTACATTCCCCATTTTTCTTGGCCAACCTTTTTTGAGTCAGAGCTTCGGCTATTTTGATCTACCGATTTTCGGAAAAACAGAACTTGCCACGGTCACCATTTTTGAAGCAGGGATTGCACTGACAGTTGTCGGTGTAGTTGTAAACATTATTTTAAGTATTAGCGAGGGGTCGAATAAATGGAAAGCATAA
- a CDS encoding universal stress protein: MGAIRGKMDERILVCVFYGPNGERLIRRGHQLSSMLGCPLYILTVDALPIDEFDAEKTAYMDKWKDMTQELGAQEFVIRDDEKRPTAKVIAEVANQFDVTQIIIGQTAKSRWEEITKGSFINSLLRELPFVDLHVVSVARTIRASEDELFERGIRCYLMKEGDSYVLSFTQRKECQLEGIFFKEVGTDFNNGIFKFMDGNELHQVSVHDGKIDHPEKIKSCIET, from the coding sequence ATGGGAGCAATCCGTGGGAAAATGGATGAACGTATTTTGGTATGTGTGTTTTATGGTCCGAACGGGGAGCGTTTAATTCGTCGTGGTCATCAGCTGTCAAGTATGTTGGGATGCCCTTTATATATTTTGACTGTAGATGCTCTGCCAATAGATGAATTTGATGCTGAGAAAACGGCTTATATGGATAAATGGAAAGACATGACGCAAGAGCTAGGTGCACAGGAATTCGTCATTCGAGACGATGAAAAACGTCCTACGGCGAAAGTGATTGCCGAGGTGGCCAATCAATTTGACGTTACACAAATTATTATTGGCCAAACTGCTAAGAGCCGTTGGGAAGAGATTACGAAGGGTTCCTTTATAAACTCTCTTCTTCGAGAACTTCCCTTTGTGGATTTGCATGTGGTGTCAGTTGCTAGAACCATTCGCGCATCTGAAGATGAGCTTTTCGAACGGGGAATCCGCTGCTATTTAATGAAAGAAGGCGACTCTTACGTACTCAGCTTTACGCAGCGTAAAGAGTGTCAGCTTGAAGGGATTTTCTTTAAAGAAGTCGGCACAGATTTCAATAACGGAATCTTCAAGTTCATGGATGGTAATGAGCTTCATCAAGTATCCGTGCACGATGGCAAAATCGATCATCCTGAAAAAATCAAATCATGTATCGAAACGTAA
- a CDS encoding Na+/H+ antiporter subunit A: MLFFYIFFPLLVAVGITLFSTKVRRDVLGWIAFAVPVILFALFAWHIPTIASFGAMETTFSWIPTYGIDLTFILDGLSLIFVLLITGVGALVILYSIFYLSLTDSFAHFYTYLLLFMTAMLGVVLSDSIIVLYVFWELTSISSFLLIAFWFHRKNSRNGAIKSLLITMAGGFAMLAGFLMLHVITDSFSLRTILSELPQMTDHALFYPAMGLILIGAFTKSAQFPFHIWLPDAMEAPTPVSAYLHSATMVKAGIYLIARFTPGFGGDIYWFWVITIIGLITLFWGSFNAVRQNDLKALLAFSTISQLGLIMTLLGIGSASLNSEIGEAKALYTFALFTALFHLVNHSTFKGALFMVVGIVDHQVGTRDLRRLGGLMRFLPITFALAIIGSFAMAGLPFFNGFLSKEMFLTAVLSIRDLPIYGGAQIGWLIVLVAWVASLFTFVYSMILVFRTFTGRPIIDEEYKRPQEASIGMLISPSILASFVIGLFFFPNILSEYLLKPALEVLVVDGAALAPKIYAWHGFNTELLLTAGIVLLGSLAYLLLKKWRPYYQYIPSNWSFNTLFRNTLTGYERLGERVTTRYMNGNLPSYFLYIFSFFIIATWTGWFLVGPISFSMDSPSSITVYEGLLAVAMAAAAIAILFAQSRLTAILLNGVLGFSIAIFFVFFRAPDLALTQLVIEAVTTVLFLVCFNYLPEWKVEKLSLTKKVRNGLIAAFGGLTVTIIGLAVNNYSKFDTISTYYEDSYELAGGRNIVNAILGDFRAFDTMLEGLVLFIAGIGVFTLIRMRQKKGAEPRENQ, from the coding sequence ATGCTGTTCTTTTACATATTCTTCCCGCTCCTTGTGGCAGTAGGGATTACATTATTTTCAACAAAAGTCAGGCGAGATGTACTGGGCTGGATTGCTTTTGCTGTCCCCGTGATTTTATTTGCTCTTTTTGCTTGGCACATTCCAACAATTGCCTCGTTTGGTGCAATGGAGACGACATTTTCGTGGATTCCAACCTACGGGATTGACCTCACTTTTATTTTAGACGGCCTCAGCCTCATCTTCGTACTTCTGATCACAGGCGTTGGCGCCCTCGTCATCTTATACTCTATCTTTTATTTGTCCCTTACAGATTCATTTGCGCACTTTTATACATATCTTCTGTTATTTATGACAGCGATGCTCGGCGTTGTATTATCCGATAGCATCATCGTACTTTACGTTTTCTGGGAACTTACGAGTATCTCGTCATTCTTACTGATTGCTTTCTGGTTCCACCGGAAGAATTCAAGAAATGGCGCAATCAAATCATTATTGATCACCATGGCAGGTGGATTTGCGATGCTTGCGGGGTTCTTAATGCTCCATGTCATAACCGACTCCTTCAGTTTGCGGACTATTTTAAGCGAACTCCCACAGATGACAGATCATGCACTCTTTTATCCTGCGATGGGGCTGATACTGATCGGTGCTTTTACAAAATCCGCCCAGTTCCCATTCCATATTTGGTTGCCGGACGCAATGGAAGCTCCGACTCCTGTCAGTGCCTATCTGCACTCCGCTACCATGGTGAAAGCGGGGATCTATTTAATTGCCCGTTTCACTCCTGGTTTTGGCGGAGATATCTACTGGTTCTGGGTCATCACCATCATTGGTTTAATCACCCTGTTCTGGGGCTCATTCAATGCGGTTCGACAAAATGATTTGAAAGCATTGCTTGCGTTCTCAACCATCAGTCAACTTGGCTTGATCATGACGCTACTTGGGATTGGTTCAGCGAGTTTGAATTCAGAAATTGGTGAAGCAAAAGCACTTTATACATTTGCTCTCTTCACAGCGTTATTCCACCTTGTGAACCATTCAACATTTAAAGGTGCTTTATTCATGGTCGTCGGGATTGTCGATCACCAAGTAGGGACGCGTGATTTGCGTCGCCTCGGTGGACTGATGCGCTTTTTACCTATTACATTTGCTCTTGCGATTATTGGAAGCTTCGCTATGGCGGGACTGCCGTTCTTCAATGGTTTCCTCAGTAAGGAAATGTTTTTGACGGCCGTATTGTCTATTCGAGATCTCCCGATTTACGGCGGTGCACAGATTGGTTGGCTAATTGTGCTTGTCGCTTGGGTAGCAAGTCTATTTACTTTTGTTTATAGCATGATTCTTGTGTTCCGCACATTTACCGGCCGACCTATTATCGATGAAGAGTACAAAAGGCCTCAAGAAGCTTCCATCGGTATGTTGATTTCCCCGAGTATCTTGGCATCATTTGTTATTGGCTTATTTTTCTTCCCGAACATTTTAAGTGAGTATTTATTAAAACCTGCACTGGAAGTGCTTGTTGTGGACGGTGCGGCACTAGCACCAAAAATCTATGCATGGCATGGGTTTAACACTGAACTACTTTTAACTGCTGGAATTGTGTTGCTTGGTAGCCTAGCGTATTTGTTGCTTAAAAAATGGCGACCTTACTATCAATACATTCCTTCCAATTGGTCGTTCAATACGTTGTTCCGCAACACGCTCACAGGTTATGAGCGTTTAGGGGAGCGCGTTACCACACGGTATATGAATGGGAACTTGCCTTCTTACTTCTTGTACATTTTCAGCTTCTTTATTATTGCTACATGGACAGGATGGTTCTTAGTCGGTCCTATCAGTTTCAGTATGGATAGCCCATCCTCTATCACGGTTTATGAAGGATTGTTGGCTGTAGCGATGGCAGCGGCAGCGATTGCTATCCTCTTCGCCCAGTCCCGTCTCACTGCTATTTTACTGAACGGCGTTCTCGGATTTTCTATAGCCATATTCTTTGTATTCTTCCGAGCGCCTGATCTTGCTTTGACGCAGTTGGTCATTGAAGCCGTTACCACTGTCTTATTCCTAGTGTGCTTCAATTACTTACCTGAATGGAAAGTAGAGAAGTTGTCCCTTACAAAAAAAGTACGCAACGGGCTGATTGCCGCTTTTGGTGGTCTGACTGTCACGATTATTGGTTTAGCTGTAAACAACTATTCTAAATTTGATACTATTTCTACTTACTACGAAGATTCGTATGAGCTTGCAGGCGGACGCAATATCGTGAACGCCATTCTTGGGGATTTCCGTGCCTTCGATACAATGCTCGAGGGGCTGGTCCTCTTTATCGCTGGCATTGGCGTATTCACGCTGATTCGTATGCGCCAAAAGAAGGGAGCGGAGCCACGTGAAAATCAATGA
- a CDS encoding iron-containing alcohol dehydrogenase has translation MNALYARSYQAAYRGISKFLPWRTPLLVAGEDSVLESVDELKHRQFTRFLLVTDEAMTNLGLYQPFVERAAELHIEAIVYDQTVPNPTILNIEQAYTMYNSQNCQAIVAFGGGSVIDCAKGVAARVAQPNKLIPDMKGQLKVRKQTPFLMAIPTTAGTGSEGTVAAVISNPESKEKYAVNDTVLIPDVAVLDPLLTVGLPPALTATTGMDALTHAVEAYIGQSNTSETEAFSKEAVELIFNWLPVAYQQGTDIEARKAMQKASYLAGLAFTRAYVGNVHAVAHTLGGYYNVPHGLANAVLLPVLLRFYGNTVTERLAQLAVVAGVADESQSDEVKAGAFIARIEEMNRTMAIPATIAGIEESDIKAMAKKANKEANPLYPVPVIMNRKDFESIYRKILA, from the coding sequence ATGAATGCATTGTATGCACGTTCTTATCAAGCGGCTTATCGCGGGATATCGAAGTTTTTACCTTGGCGCACGCCACTATTAGTAGCAGGAGAAGACAGTGTGTTAGAGAGTGTAGATGAATTGAAACATCGTCAATTCACTAGATTTCTACTCGTCACGGACGAGGCAATGACCAATCTTGGGCTCTATCAACCATTTGTTGAACGAGCAGCAGAATTACATATCGAAGCGATAGTTTATGATCAAACAGTACCCAATCCGACCATCCTCAATATTGAACAAGCATATACCATGTACAACAGCCAAAACTGTCAGGCCATCGTGGCTTTTGGTGGGGGGTCAGTGATTGACTGTGCAAAAGGAGTGGCAGCTCGCGTAGCACAGCCAAATAAACTGATCCCGGATATGAAAGGGCAGTTGAAAGTCCGAAAACAAACGCCTTTTCTTATGGCGATTCCGACAACAGCTGGTACGGGAAGTGAAGGTACAGTAGCAGCTGTTATCTCCAACCCAGAATCGAAAGAAAAGTATGCGGTGAATGATACCGTCTTGATACCAGATGTCGCTGTATTAGATCCACTGTTAACAGTAGGTTTGCCTCCTGCTTTGACAGCGACTACAGGGATGGACGCTTTAACACATGCTGTTGAGGCATATATCGGGCAGAGCAACACATCTGAGACAGAGGCATTCAGCAAAGAGGCGGTGGAATTGATCTTTAACTGGCTACCTGTGGCCTATCAACAAGGAACAGATATAGAGGCACGAAAAGCCATGCAAAAAGCCTCTTACCTAGCCGGCCTAGCATTCACACGCGCCTATGTTGGAAATGTACATGCTGTTGCGCATACGTTGGGTGGTTATTACAATGTACCTCATGGTCTTGCCAATGCTGTGCTACTACCCGTTCTATTGCGCTTTTATGGAAACACTGTGACAGAGAGATTGGCTCAACTTGCCGTGGTTGCAGGTGTAGCCGATGAGAGTCAGTCCGATGAAGTGAAAGCAGGGGCTTTTATTGCGCGCATCGAAGAAATGAATAGAACGATGGCCATTCCAGCAACAATTGCGGGAATTGAAGAAAGTGACATCAAAGCTATGGCCAAAAAAGCAAATAAGGAAGCCAATCCATTATATCCAGTGCCAGTGATTATGAACCGAAAAGACTTTGAATCAATCTACCGAAAGATTCTTGCCTAA
- a CDS encoding LLM class flavin-dependent oxidoreductase encodes MEQYRIQKDNGLEFGLYTLGDHMPNPHTGDRISAKQRIDEIIRLAQLAEQAGMDFFSVGESHQEYFATQAHAVVLAAIAQATDKIKIGSSSTIVSTSDPVRVFENFATIDLISGGRAEIVAGRASRIGLFELLGYDIRYYEELYEEKFDLLLQINEQESITWDGNFRAPLRDAQVLPRPVEGKLPIWRAVGGPPASAIKAGAAGVPMMLAMLGGQAVNFQHSVEAYRNAARQAGHDSEQLPIATAGMFFTAPTSQEAIDTYHTYVDKGMMKSNGRGYPKFAFEQSAQDPKDVLNVGSPQQVIEKILYQHELFGHQRYIAQMDFGGVPFNQLERNIELIGSKILPAVKKYTKKG; translated from the coding sequence ATGGAACAGTATCGAATCCAAAAAGACAATGGCCTGGAGTTTGGCCTTTATACACTTGGCGACCATATGCCAAATCCACATACAGGGGATCGAATCTCTGCAAAACAGCGTATCGACGAAATCATTCGCCTTGCTCAATTGGCAGAACAGGCAGGTATGGACTTCTTTAGTGTGGGAGAGAGTCACCAGGAATATTTTGCGACACAGGCCCATGCGGTTGTATTAGCAGCTATTGCACAAGCGACTGACAAGATTAAAATTGGCAGCTCATCCACGATTGTCAGTACATCAGACCCTGTGCGTGTGTTTGAGAACTTTGCAACAATCGATTTAATTTCAGGAGGGCGTGCTGAGATCGTTGCAGGTCGTGCATCCCGAATCGGGTTATTTGAATTGCTTGGGTATGATATTCGCTATTATGAAGAATTGTATGAAGAGAAGTTTGATTTGTTGCTACAAATCAATGAGCAAGAGAGCATTACTTGGGACGGGAATTTCCGAGCGCCATTACGAGATGCGCAAGTGCTACCACGACCTGTCGAGGGCAAGCTACCTATTTGGCGCGCAGTCGGAGGCCCTCCGGCTAGTGCAATCAAAGCTGGTGCAGCAGGCGTACCGATGATGCTTGCCATGCTAGGTGGTCAAGCTGTGAACTTCCAGCACTCTGTTGAAGCGTACCGGAACGCAGCGCGTCAAGCTGGTCATGATTCAGAGCAATTGCCAATCGCCACTGCAGGGATGTTCTTTACAGCCCCAACGTCGCAAGAAGCAATCGATACGTACCATACGTATGTGGACAAAGGCATGATGAAAAGTAACGGCCGCGGCTATCCGAAATTTGCATTTGAGCAGAGTGCTCAGGATCCGAAAGACGTATTGAATGTCGGCAGTCCTCAGCAAGTGATTGAAAAGATTCTTTATCAGCATGAACTATTTGGACACCAACGGTACATCGCACAAATGGATTTTGGTGGAGTGCCGTTTAATCAACTGGAGCGCAATATTGAGTTGATTGGTAGTAAGATTTTACCGGCGGTTAAGAAGTATACGAAAAAAGGATAA
- a CDS encoding CoA transferase yields the protein MTAALAGLRILDLSRVLAGPYCSMIFGDLGAEVIKIEAPGGSDETRNWGPPFQNGVSAYYLSTNRNKESLLLDLRTDEGRDQFLKLVETSDVILHNFKTGSMEKLRLSYEQLAAINPRIVYCAITGFGETGPLKDLPGYDFILQGMSGLMQVTGTTESGPQKMGVAIVDIITGLYACIGIQAALLERTASGKGQKLDLSLYDCAVSSLVNIGSSYLMTGIEPTRRGNTHAQIAPYQTFATKDGTVIVAVGTNAQFQALCSLLNWEPPESFSTNAGRVENREALTSMLQLYFQDNTLTHWVTAMRAVGIPCGPVHTFTDLVNDPQLAERGMWVTQQHPVAGKIRLIGSPLKLSRTPVRYRLAPPEPGEHQSKWL from the coding sequence ATGACAGCAGCACTGGCTGGCCTGCGTATTCTCGACTTAAGTCGTGTACTTGCCGGCCCTTATTGCTCCATGATCTTCGGGGATCTCGGGGCAGAAGTTATTAAAATTGAAGCGCCAGGGGGTTCAGATGAAACACGCAACTGGGGACCTCCCTTCCAAAACGGTGTCAGCGCTTATTATTTGAGCACTAACCGCAATAAGGAAAGTTTACTCTTGGACTTGCGTACAGATGAAGGGAGAGATCAATTTTTAAAGCTCGTCGAGACCAGCGATGTTATCCTTCATAACTTTAAGACGGGGTCGATGGAAAAGCTCAGACTCAGTTACGAGCAGCTTGCTGCAATCAATCCTCGAATCGTCTATTGTGCCATTACCGGCTTCGGTGAGACAGGTCCTTTAAAAGATCTTCCTGGCTATGACTTTATCTTGCAAGGCATGAGCGGTTTGATGCAGGTGACAGGCACTACCGAGTCTGGACCGCAAAAAATGGGGGTAGCCATTGTCGATATTATCACCGGTCTCTATGCCTGCATTGGTATCCAAGCAGCATTACTAGAGCGTACAGCGTCTGGAAAAGGCCAAAAACTCGATCTGTCTCTTTACGATTGCGCTGTCAGTAGCCTTGTGAATATTGGTAGCAGTTACCTGATGACGGGAATTGAGCCTACACGTCGCGGCAATACGCATGCACAAATTGCGCCCTATCAAACATTTGCCACAAAAGATGGGACTGTCATTGTCGCAGTTGGGACGAATGCTCAATTTCAAGCTCTTTGTTCATTACTAAACTGGGAACCTCCCGAAAGCTTTTCAACCAATGCGGGAAGAGTAGAAAATCGGGAAGCTCTGACGTCTATGTTGCAACTCTATTTTCAAGACAACACACTGACTCACTGGGTCACTGCCATGAGGGCGGTCGGTATCCCGTGCGGCCCTGTTCATACATTTACCGACCTTGTGAACGACCCCCAACTAGCCGAACGTGGCATGTGGGTCACTCAACAACACCCGGTCGCCGGAAAAATTCGACTTATCGGCAGCCCCTTGAAGTTATCTCGGACCCCTGTTCGTTATCGCCTTGCTCCACCGGAACCAGGTGAACACCAATCTAAATGGTTATAA